Proteins encoded by one window of Litoribacterium kuwaitense:
- a CDS encoding S-ribosylhomocysteine lyase, producing the protein MTKKLNVESFNLDHTKVKAPYIRLAGKVEGHHGDVIYKYDLRFCQPNKEHIEMPSLHSLEHMMAEFSRNHHDDVVDLGPMGCQTGFYFSVLNEDNVDHICSVVEKTLQDVLQATEVPACNEVQCGFAASHSLEGAQKEAQAMLDRRAEWKEVF; encoded by the coding sequence ATGACTAAAAAATTGAACGTTGAAAGCTTTAACTTAGATCATACGAAAGTGAAGGCGCCATACATTCGCTTGGCTGGGAAGGTGGAAGGGCATCACGGAGATGTTATTTATAAATATGATCTTCGTTTTTGCCAGCCAAACAAAGAACATATTGAAATGCCCTCGCTCCATTCACTCGAGCATATGATGGCTGAATTCTCAAGAAACCACCATGACGACGTTGTCGATCTCGGTCCAATGGGATGTCAGACGGGCTTTTATTTCTCTGTACTCAATGAAGACAATGTTGATCACATTTGTTCGGTTGTCGAAAAAACATTACAAGATGTTCTTCAGGCGACAGAAGTACCCGCATGTAATGAAGTGCAGTGTGGTTTTGCGGCAAGTCATAGCTTAGAGGGCGCACAAAAAGAAGCACAAGCCATGTTAGATCGTCGCGCAGAATGGAAAGAAGTGTTTTAA
- a CDS encoding YrrS family protein yields the protein MPKYDGPRFERKRKKRTANRILNGLIGFVCVLILFFAIITLWPGLGGDTAAPTEGNSSGGEQENAPSSEDQVTDEPDVNIEDEAPMDQDEDSTLDQDNSVERQNPDTNASETDRDRDATEGNTGRVENDEASDERPSRDDVREEDTDEEDTDKEEGNDEVEPLDPNTSDDPNVIEVMEGPWGPVGTSQTGEHLTDFDESSVDGQERMEVISLATGLAEDDMILWWNGNYNGNTNQVVATVSPSDQSAFFRLYMQWVPDKGWQVSEMQRLKENDQ from the coding sequence ATGCCTAAATATGATGGGCCTCGTTTTGAACGAAAACGTAAAAAAAGGACAGCGAATCGCATTTTAAATGGTTTGATTGGCTTTGTCTGCGTGCTGATCTTGTTTTTCGCTATAATTACACTTTGGCCTGGTTTGGGTGGGGACACTGCGGCCCCAACAGAAGGAAATTCAAGCGGCGGCGAACAAGAAAACGCGCCATCCTCAGAAGATCAAGTGACTGACGAGCCTGATGTAAATATAGAAGATGAAGCTCCTATGGACCAAGATGAAGATTCTACGCTTGATCAAGACAATTCTGTGGAAAGGCAAAACCCTGATACGAACGCGAGCGAAACAGATCGTGACCGTGATGCAACAGAGGGGAATACGGGTCGTGTAGAAAACGATGAAGCTTCTGACGAACGTCCTTCTAGAGATGATGTACGCGAAGAAGATACAGACGAAGAAGATACAGACAAAGAAGAAGGAAACGATGAAGTTGAGCCGCTTGATCCTAATACAAGTGATGATCCAAATGTTATTGAAGTCATGGAAGGTCCATGGGGCCCTGTAGGAACATCACAAACAGGAGAGCACCTTACCGACTTTGATGAATCGTCTGTTGACGGCCAGGAGCGTATGGAAGTCATTTCTCTTGCCACAGGCCTTGCTGAAGATGACATGATTCTTTGGTGGAACGGAAACTACAATGGTAATACAAATCAAGTTGTTGCAACAGTAAGCCCAAGTGACCAGTCCGCTTTTTTCCGCCTTTATATGCAATGGGTTCCTGATAAAGGATGGCAAGTGTCTGAGATGCAACGTTTAAAAGAAAATGATCAATAA
- a CDS encoding recombinase family protein produces MERIAMYLRKSREDVEMEREGEDTLSIHRTRLFKLAKERSLNIVKVYEEVVSGDTIIHRPQMIQLLKDVEDRQYDGVLCIDMQRLGRGNMKDQGIILETFKESNTKIITVNKTYDLNDEFDEDYSEFETFMGRREYKMITRRMQSGRTASIDQGNYLGTYAPYGYDIWNRGRKDRTLKPHPTEAEVLKRIFKWYTHPDPEMRIGAAEICNRLNAEGIPSKRGVMWEPSMVRGILSNPIYTGKVTWQKKKYKRLPDGRNVVKKQKDYMTAEGKHEALIDEETFALVRKYASQWSHVVQKHRKGLTNPLAGIVKCGHCGRSMTRRPHKTQPTQLLCLHQKHCGSKSSQLHLVEGRMLQGLRAWMKDYSVEVGEVKPTDDTEVVKQSLAAAEKELEELRKQQDNLYTFLERGIYDEDTFLERQAKVADRISRTERRITDSKQEIRDLHRRNEAKNNIIPQIQNVLDAYHMTDNVYEKNNLLKAVLNKAVYKKEKGWSKERFDLDLFPKIGSLDDV; encoded by the coding sequence ATGGAACGAATTGCAATGTATTTACGGAAATCCCGTGAAGATGTGGAGATGGAACGTGAAGGTGAAGACACCCTTTCCATTCACCGGACGCGGTTGTTTAAGTTGGCCAAAGAACGGTCGCTTAATATCGTTAAAGTGTACGAAGAGGTTGTTTCCGGTGACACGATTATTCACCGGCCGCAGATGATTCAGCTGTTAAAGGATGTGGAGGATCGTCAATATGATGGCGTGCTGTGTATTGATATGCAGCGTTTAGGCAGAGGGAATATGAAGGATCAAGGAATTATCTTAGAGACCTTCAAAGAATCGAACACGAAAATCATCACCGTCAACAAGACGTACGATCTGAATGATGAGTTCGACGAAGATTACAGTGAATTCGAGACTTTCATGGGACGACGCGAATATAAGATGATCACCCGGAGAATGCAAAGTGGCCGAACAGCGAGCATTGATCAAGGGAACTATCTCGGTACGTACGCTCCTTACGGTTATGACATTTGGAACAGAGGTCGGAAAGATCGGACATTGAAGCCCCACCCTACCGAAGCTGAGGTTCTAAAACGTATCTTCAAGTGGTACACTCATCCCGATCCAGAAATGCGCATTGGTGCGGCAGAAATTTGTAACCGGCTGAATGCTGAAGGTATTCCTTCAAAGCGTGGCGTTATGTGGGAGCCTTCCATGGTTCGTGGGATCCTGTCTAATCCTATATACACTGGCAAAGTTACCTGGCAAAAAAAGAAATACAAACGGCTGCCTGATGGTAGAAATGTTGTTAAGAAACAAAAGGACTACATGACAGCTGAAGGAAAACACGAGGCGTTGATCGATGAAGAGACCTTTGCGCTCGTTCGCAAATATGCTTCTCAATGGTCCCATGTTGTTCAGAAGCATAGAAAAGGATTAACGAATCCTCTTGCCGGCATTGTCAAATGCGGACATTGCGGACGATCGATGACACGGCGGCCTCATAAAACCCAGCCAACGCAGCTCCTCTGTCTTCACCAGAAGCACTGTGGAAGTAAGTCGTCTCAGCTACATTTAGTCGAGGGACGTATGCTTCAAGGTTTACGTGCGTGGATGAAGGATTACAGTGTCGAGGTTGGTGAAGTGAAACCGACAGACGATACTGAGGTTGTCAAACAATCGCTCGCTGCGGCAGAAAAGGAACTGGAAGAGCTTCGTAAACAGCAAGACAATCTCTACACTTTCCTGGAACGTGGCATTTACGATGAGGATACCTTTCTCGAGCGTCAGGCAAAGGTGGCCGATCGGATTTCGCGAACTGAACGTAGAATAACAGATTCTAAGCAAGAAATTAGAGACCTCCACCGAAGGAATGAAGCAAAGAACAACATCATTCCGCAAATTCAAAACGTCCTCGATGCTTATCACATGACCGACAACGTATATGAAAAAAACAACCTTCTGAAGGCGGTTTTAAATAAGGCCGTTTATAAAAAGGAAAAAGGCTGGTCTAAGGAAAGGTTCGACTTGGATTTGTTTCCTAAAATCGGGTCTCTTGACGATGTATAA
- the greA gene encoding transcription elongation factor GreA, whose amino-acid sequence MAEEKQFYMTLEGKEKLENELEHLKTEKRKEVVERIKVARDFGDLSENSEYDAAKDEQAFVEARIATIENMLRNAVIIEEDNNSDTVTMGKTVTFKELPDGDEESYTIVGSAEADPFEGKISNDSPMAKSLIGKHLNEEISVQTPGGEIAVKIIDIK is encoded by the coding sequence ATGGCTGAAGAGAAGCAATTTTATATGACATTAGAAGGTAAGGAAAAGCTTGAGAATGAGCTTGAGCACTTAAAAACAGAAAAACGTAAAGAAGTCGTCGAACGTATTAAGGTTGCGCGTGATTTTGGAGACCTCTCCGAGAACTCTGAATATGATGCAGCGAAGGACGAACAAGCATTTGTTGAAGCGCGTATCGCTACGATTGAAAATATGTTGCGAAATGCTGTGATCATTGAAGAAGACAATAATTCTGATACGGTGACGATGGGGAAAACAGTCACTTTTAAAGAGCTGCCAGATGGAGACGAAGAAAGTTATACGATCGTCGGAAGCGCAGAAGCAGACCCTTTTGAAGGTAAGATTTCAAATGACTCTCCGATGGCAAAGAGTTTAATCGGAAAGCATTTAAATGAAGAAATCAGTGTACAAACACCTGGTGGGGAAATCGCAGTTAAAATCATTGATATTAAATAA
- a CDS encoding YrhC family protein — protein sequence MESKQAKTLEAIKLDYKHYGMTLLAVAVFMYLGVWVPTASSFELWWMIGTMVALTGSFFSFRRSVKAQKALDQQNEENVD from the coding sequence ATGGAGTCAAAGCAAGCAAAAACATTGGAAGCAATTAAACTTGATTATAAACATTACGGTATGACGTTGCTCGCAGTTGCTGTATTTATGTATTTAGGTGTGTGGGTTCCAACTGCTTCTTCATTTGAACTATGGTGGATGATTGGCACGATGGTCGCACTGACGGGATCATTTTTCAGTTTTCGCCGTTCAGTGAAAGCACAAAAAGCACTCGATCAGCAAAATGAAGAAAATGTAGACTAA
- the mltG gene encoding endolytic transglycosylase MltG: MDESTMNHKKDLKQRRIKEAGTVRKIVSVLFAIFIIGVVCLVIGGYVYIKSSLTAVAPESDEIIDVSIPIGSTAGSIGHILEDNGLIKDATVFKYYVRYKNEQGFQAGDYQLSPSMNVEGIISQLKTGTVIQEPEFKMTVPEGYTVIQIAEIMSKHVDHSPEDIIQVMDDPETVKYLQEKYPQVLPDDIFAEDVKHPLEGYLYPATYSFYESTPTVEAMLEKMVSQTHKVVSRFQPHDEYSLHEWLTFASLVEKEATAKVDRHKIAGVFQNRLDTGMPLQTDPTVLYALERHQVRIYLDDLAVESPYNTYQNQGLPPGPISNAGMSSLEAAMNPEETDSFYFYARPNGEVLFSETLNEHNTIKNQYQSEWEAVQENQSSAGAQ; this comes from the coding sequence ATGGATGAATCCACCATGAACCACAAAAAGGATTTAAAACAAAGGCGAATAAAAGAAGCAGGAACGGTGAGAAAGATCGTTTCTGTTTTATTCGCTATTTTCATCATTGGGGTCGTTTGCCTCGTAATCGGCGGTTATGTATACATTAAGTCGTCTTTGACGGCTGTTGCGCCGGAAAGCGATGAAATTATCGATGTGTCCATTCCTATTGGATCGACCGCTGGAAGTATTGGTCATATATTGGAAGATAATGGTTTGATTAAAGACGCTACTGTGTTTAAATATTATGTCAGATATAAAAATGAGCAAGGTTTTCAAGCTGGCGACTATCAGTTGAGTCCTTCGATGAATGTTGAAGGAATTATTTCGCAGTTAAAAACAGGGACGGTTATTCAAGAGCCTGAATTCAAAATGACGGTTCCTGAAGGCTATACAGTCATACAAATTGCAGAGATTATGTCCAAGCACGTCGATCATTCACCAGAAGACATTATCCAAGTGATGGATGATCCAGAAACCGTGAAATATTTACAGGAAAAATACCCACAAGTGTTGCCCGATGATATTTTTGCTGAAGATGTAAAGCATCCGTTAGAAGGCTATTTGTACCCAGCAACGTATTCTTTCTATGAATCAACACCAACTGTTGAAGCGATGCTGGAAAAAATGGTTAGTCAAACGCACAAGGTCGTGAGTCGCTTTCAACCTCATGATGAATACAGCTTGCATGAATGGCTGACATTTGCTTCTTTAGTTGAAAAAGAGGCGACCGCAAAAGTAGATCGTCATAAAATCGCGGGTGTCTTTCAAAATCGATTAGATACAGGGATGCCTTTGCAGACAGACCCGACCGTTTTATATGCGTTAGAGCGTCACCAAGTTCGGATTTATCTTGACGATCTCGCTGTAGAATCACCGTACAATACGTATCAAAATCAAGGATTACCGCCTGGTCCAATTTCAAACGCTGGGATGTCCTCACTAGAAGCTGCGATGAACCCAGAGGAAACGGACAGCTTTTACTTTTATGCACGACCAAATGGGGAAGTACTGTTCTCAGAAACCCTTAATGAGCATAATACAATAAAAAACCAATACCAATCTGAATGGGAAGCCGTACAGGAGAACCAATCCTCTGCTGGTGCCCAATAA
- a CDS encoding penicillin-binding transpeptidase domain-containing protein: protein MHQRLRIIAVAFLGILILLSGRLLDIQLIRTTQFSKHDVNLLEASVAQRTQSVVLHDGRGDFIDRHGQPLGFNRQAILIFPSLQQSNEQILQLSEWLSMEKSDIVSQLEDHQLPFLLKNNNEVVTVDSQTTLPLSMASSGSVLMVSAPPERPRQIAQHVIGITGENEALLKQRYEDEYGADIKKGTDTGLTGLEKALDPLLISRGQEQLLYHEDLLGRPMFGSDMKYIGEGNSFYPLRAKLTIDGVIQRNAEQFVRQAGIQKGGIVLLDVQTNDLLAMVSVPAIDQAQPMQGGGAVNYMVQTAFPGSTFKIVTAALAIDQYAQLNQRRFNCNQNVYGEQGAQRQLGQLTFKQSFAQSCNVTFATLLQEMMETNEDILYQYAEQLGLTNRAGWVGDIYRLENVAHFPEEGAPIIWGNETDKRVKKAIAQTAIGQKNVRTTPLQVANMMASIARQGPVYRVRSVEEIQYKNEQLFFPFSRQKISGGLSPYTYRVLQELLEAVVDEGTGQAFANIKGGVAGKSGTAETGQEGLVHKWFAGYFPRKNPTYALVAVSLDTNEGDPSAYDAFQMLATHLMGEDGSRQQ from the coding sequence GTGCATCAACGGTTGCGCATCATCGCCGTTGCTTTCTTAGGCATCCTCATTCTTTTAAGTGGTCGTCTTCTCGATATTCAGCTCATTCGTACAACACAGTTTTCAAAACATGACGTTAATTTACTTGAAGCGAGTGTAGCGCAACGTACGCAATCTGTAGTTTTACATGATGGGAGAGGGGATTTTATTGATCGGCATGGACAACCTCTTGGTTTTAACCGACAAGCGATTCTGATTTTTCCATCTTTACAGCAGTCAAATGAACAAATTCTTCAGCTCAGTGAATGGCTTTCCATGGAGAAAAGCGACATCGTCTCCCAGCTTGAAGATCATCAGCTGCCATTTTTATTGAAAAATAACAATGAAGTCGTGACGGTTGATTCGCAAACAACATTACCCTTGTCGATGGCAAGTTCAGGCAGTGTGTTAATGGTTTCAGCGCCTCCCGAAAGACCGAGACAGATCGCCCAGCACGTTATTGGGATCACTGGTGAAAATGAAGCATTGCTGAAACAAAGGTACGAAGATGAATATGGCGCTGACATAAAAAAAGGAACAGATACCGGATTAACCGGCTTGGAAAAAGCACTCGATCCACTTTTAATCTCTCGAGGCCAAGAACAGCTTCTTTACCATGAAGACTTATTAGGGCGTCCTATGTTTGGTTCTGATATGAAATACATTGGTGAAGGCAATTCGTTTTATCCCTTGCGTGCAAAACTTACAATTGACGGGGTTATACAGCGAAATGCTGAGCAGTTCGTGCGACAGGCTGGGATTCAAAAAGGAGGTATTGTTCTATTAGATGTACAAACAAATGACCTTTTAGCTATGGTTAGTGTGCCCGCTATTGACCAAGCACAACCTATGCAAGGCGGGGGTGCTGTCAACTATATGGTGCAGACTGCCTTTCCTGGCTCAACGTTTAAAATCGTTACCGCTGCTCTTGCCATTGACCAATACGCTCAGCTGAACCAGAGACGTTTTAATTGCAATCAAAATGTATACGGGGAGCAGGGAGCCCAACGTCAACTCGGCCAACTGACATTTAAGCAAAGTTTTGCCCAAAGCTGTAATGTCACTTTTGCGACCTTATTGCAAGAAATGATGGAAACAAATGAAGACATTCTTTATCAGTACGCAGAACAGCTTGGTCTTACCAATCGAGCAGGTTGGGTCGGCGATATTTATCGCCTGGAAAACGTTGCTCATTTTCCCGAGGAAGGTGCACCGATCATCTGGGGGAATGAGACAGATAAGCGAGTGAAAAAAGCGATCGCTCAAACAGCCATTGGACAGAAAAACGTTCGCACTACACCGCTTCAAGTCGCGAATATGATGGCATCTATTGCCCGGCAAGGTCCTGTCTATCGCGTGCGTTCTGTAGAAGAGATACAGTATAAGAATGAACAGCTGTTTTTCCCATTTTCTCGTCAAAAAATATCTGGCGGTCTTTCCCCTTATACGTATCGTGTACTGCAAGAGCTCTTAGAAGCAGTCGTTGACGAAGGCACAGGTCAAGCATTTGCAAATATTAAAGGTGGCGTTGCAGGTAAAAGCGGTACAGCAGAGACCGGGCAAGAAGGTCTAGTGCACAAATGGTTTGCCGGCTATTTTCCGCGCAAAAACCCAACCTATGCTCTTGTCGCTGTTTCACTAGATACGAATGAGGGGGACCCATCTGCCTACGATGCTTTCCAAATGCTAGCGACCCACCTCATGGGTGAAGATGGAAGTAGACAGCAATAA
- the mtnN gene encoding 5'-methylthioadenosine/S-adenosylhomocysteine nucleosidase — protein sequence MHVGIIGAMDEEVSAIKEKMTVIEEEKIAHCQFTRGTIDSVNVTLVQSGIGKVNAAMSTTLLIHHYAPDMIINTGSAGGVASDCNVGDLVIAEQVRYHDVDVTAFGYELGQVPGLPPVFIADPDYTKKALAIAHDNQLPGIQGVVSSADTFMQEAQKVQQVKEACPEVMAVEMEAAAIAQVCHQFNTPFVMIRALSDIAGKASNVSFEQFLQTASKNAAQLIDEFVKGLVK from the coding sequence ATGCATGTAGGAATTATTGGCGCTATGGACGAAGAAGTATCTGCTATCAAAGAAAAAATGACTGTCATCGAAGAAGAAAAAATTGCGCATTGTCAGTTTACCCGTGGAACGATTGACAGTGTGAATGTCACACTCGTCCAATCTGGCATAGGAAAAGTCAATGCCGCTATGAGCACAACGCTTTTAATTCACCATTACGCACCAGACATGATCATTAACACTGGTTCTGCTGGTGGTGTGGCAAGCGACTGCAACGTAGGCGATCTCGTTATCGCTGAACAAGTGCGTTATCACGACGTTGACGTCACCGCCTTCGGGTACGAATTAGGGCAGGTTCCAGGGTTGCCACCAGTATTTATCGCTGACCCAGACTATACTAAAAAAGCGCTTGCTATCGCTCATGACAATCAACTTCCTGGGATTCAAGGAGTCGTATCATCCGCAGATACGTTTATGCAGGAGGCTCAAAAGGTACAACAAGTAAAAGAGGCGTGTCCAGAAGTGATGGCTGTTGAAATGGAAGCCGCTGCAATTGCTCAAGTATGTCATCAATTTAATACCCCATTTGTTATGATTCGCGCCCTATCTGATATCGCAGGAAAAGCATCAAATGTATCTTTTGAACAATTTTTGCAAACCGCTTCGAAAAACGCTGCTCAGCTCATCGATGAATTTGTAAAAGGATTGGTGAAATGA